The DNA window GGGCAGCCGGGTGACGAGCTCCTTCCAGCGCGGGTCCGCGGCGTAGGCCTTGTTCAAGAGGGGCATCGCCTCATCCACGCGGCCCAGGCCCACGAGCGAGATGGCGTGCCAGAAGAGCATCTCCGCGTTGCCAGGGGCGATCTTCGCGGCGGTGGAGTACGCGGCGAGGGCGCCATCCGTGTCCTTGCGCTCGAGGGCGAGGTCCCCCTCGTTCATCGCGTTGTAGGCGCGCTGGAGGGTGATGAGGCGGCGGAGTTCCTTGAGGGGCTCGGGATGGTCCTCGACGCGCAGGTCGAAGCGGCGGTCCACCCAGGGACGACCGGTGGCCTTTCCGGACACGACGATGATGGCGGCGGACTGCTTGCCCCGGATGTCCCCGCCCTGCGCCTCGGCGGCCTCGAGCGCCATGAGCATGCGCTCGGCGAGGTCTCCCTTCGCGTCGCGGTAGGCCTTCGCCATCGCGGGCCAGACGGTGTCCTTCTCCATCATGTTCGCCTGGACGGTGAAGCCCTCGCCCACGAGGTGGCCCGCGGCGGCGATGTTGTTCTTGCCGGTGTGCGCGGCGACGCGGCCCTGCGCGTCCACCATGCCGACCTGACGCACGTCACCGGCGACGTCCGCGGCGAGCAGTCCCTTGAGTGTCTCCGGAGCACCGCGCCCGGCACGCATGAAGTCCAGGCCGAGTTTGCCGTAGGTCGGATCCACGAAGGACTGGGTGGCGACCGCGCCAACGCCAGCCTCGGCCCACGGCACGGTGCTGCCCACGGAGAACCAGTGGGACTGCACCGCGACGCCCAGGTCGCCCGTCACCGGGTCCCTGGCGACGATGGAGTACGTGTGCACGGGGCGGCGAGGCACCGGCGGGCGCTCGGCGGCGACGGCGGAGAACGAGACGAGGACGAGGCAGGCAAGGAGACGGGACATGAGGGCTCCTGTGGACGACGAGGCGCAGGCTGCGCTCGTGGGTCCGGGACCGCAAGGCCCGTCGCGACACACCGGAGCGGCGCGCCCACCTGGGCCCCCGGTTCATCGCGCGGGGTCCTCGAGATGCAGAGCGCGGCCTGTCCTCGAGAAGGCGATTGGGAGGCGTCACTCGCCCGAGCGATGCACGGCATCCCGGAGCGCGGCCCGAAGCGCCGAGCCCGACGTGAGAATCGCGGAGATGTGCCCCGCGTCCAGGACACGCAGCTCGCTGCCGGCCCAGTGCGCGTGAAGCGCCCGGGACTCCGAGATGGGAACGAACCCGTCCCGCTCACACGCGACGATGATGGCGGCCCCCGGCTTCAAGGGAGGCGGCAGCAGGCACGCATTCGCCATGTCCAGGAGCGTCGCGAGGCGGTGTCGGGCGGCGGTTTCATCAGGCGAGCCCCCCAGCTTCTTGAAGTCGATGGAGCGGCCGTGGACGCCCTTCGTGAAGACCGGCGCGGGAGAGGCCCCCGCCGCGAGCGCCGCCACCCCCACGGGCTCCGGCATCGTGGCCGCCGACAGCGCCGCCATGTAGCCACCCATGCTGTAGCCCGCCACCGCGACGCGCTGATAGCCCTGACGCCTCGCGTGCGAGACCAGTCCTCGCGCCTCCTCGATGGTGGCGATGTTCATGTGGAGCTGCTCGCTCACCGTGCGGATGTGAGGCCCCCGCTGTCCCGTGGCACGCCGCGCTCCGTAGAAGGGATTCTCCAGGAAGAAGAGGTCCATGCCCTCGTCCACCAGCGGCGCGAAGAGCCAGGTCCGGAGGCGATAACCCTCGTCTCGCGACGCCGCGAGCACCACACACGCATCCCGGCGAGGCCCCCGCCCCGAGGAGAGCCAGCGCACCCTTCCCTGGCGGACCTCGGAAGGCAGCGCCGTCCACGGGGAGGCGAACACGCCATCCTGGAACCGGCGACGACCCGACGGCTGCTCCGGGGCCCACGTCACCTCGAGGGGGCTGACGCTCGGAGACAGCAACGTGGTCAGGGGCGTCCCACCGAAGGGCTGCTCGTCCCCCCAGCCCTCTCGAAACAGGGAGCCGCTGGACAGCGAGGAGACGAACCCATCCAGCGGATGCATCCGGGGCACTTCACGAACAGGGGACGTTCCAGCGCGAGCAGTCATGGGGCGATGGGCAGCATGCGCCGTGGGGCCGCCCATCACCACTCCATGCCCGTGTCAGTGGCCCGGCGAAGACACTTCACACCCCGCCCCCCGCCGAGCCCGCGCTCACAGGCCCGCCACGTTGCTGTGGATCCCCACTTGCTGATTGATCCACCCGATGTAGTTGGAGACTCGCGCGTAGACGCCGGGGAGCCCTGCGCGCGCACAGCCCACGCCAAAGCTCGTGACGCCCTGAAGCACATAGCCGGACCCGCTCTTGATGACGTACGGGCCTCCGCTGTCCCCCTGGCATGCATCCTTGCCACCTTGGCGATACCCAGCCCCCAGCATCGCGGCCGAGTCGATTTGGATGCCATGGGGCCTGTACATGTTGGCCAGGTCTCGGGAGTTGATGGTGGGAACCCCCACCTGCATCAAGCGGGGGGAGGTGTCGTATCCCCCCTCTCGGGTCAGCCCCCATCCCGCGACCGTTCCCTCCACGTTGTCTGAGACTTGCTCGCCAGCCGCCGGGAGACACACGGGAATGATCGGCAATCCAGCAGCCGCGGCCTGGCCCTTCATCAGGTTGGGGCGCATGGCCCCACTGACGCCACACTGCGAACTCGTGAACTTGATGGGCCGTTCGAGCTTGAGGACGGCGATGTCGTTCAGCGTCGTGTCCGGGTTGTATCGCGGGTGAGGGACCGCTCGTGCCACTCGGACCGGGACCTGACCGACGGAGGGGTTGTTCAGGTCATGGGCTCCCGCGGACACCGTGGTTCCGGACCATCCGTCGAAGACGCAATGAGCAGCGGTGACGACGATGTCGCTTTCATCCCGACGTCCCACCTTGATGAGCGAGCCACCGCAGAAGTGCTTGCCACCCTGTTGCAGGCTGACGATCCACGGATGGCTGCCTGGACGCGCCTCGACTCCACCCACGATCTCCTGTTCCGCGCCGCCCACCGCATCCGCCTGCGTCCGCTCTTGTTCCGCGCCACCACAGCCCAGCAGCCCGACCGCGACAACCACTCCACTCACGAAGCGCAAAGCGCCCTCCTGTTTCATGTGACACCAGGACGCAATAGCAAGTCATGCGCCATGCCTCTTCGAGGGAGAACTCGTACTCGCGGCACCGTGTTGACACGTCAGCGAGGAGTCATGGCGCGGAGATGACGTGTCAGCCCACTCCCCGGGCTCCCACGCCTTGCACCCGACACTCGGTGAGCCCTCGCGTCGCATCCTTGAACCGTTGGCTTCGAGATGCCCCACGCCTCGCGAGCGGGAGTGATATGACGCCGCTCCCCTCTGGAGCCCCATGACACGCAAGCCCGACAAGACCAAGCCACCGCGCCACCAACGCTGGGAGGGCAAGGAGAAGCCGGACTGGCTGTCGCGAGCGCTCGCCCGAGCAGGCGTGTTCCCGCAGGACGAGGCCGAGGCCGCCATCAACGCCGGCCGCGTCAGCATCAACGGCCGCGTCGCGAAGATGGCCCTCGCGCCCGTTCCGCCCGGCGCCACCGTGCGCGTGGACGGCCGGGTCATCGAGCTGTCGGCGCCGACCACGCGGGTGCTCGCCTTCCACAAGCCCGCGGGGGTGCTGTCCTCCACCGCGCGCCAGCACCGCACGGGCACCGTCTTCGAGGTGCTCCTGCCCCAGCTCCCCGCGGACCTCGCCGGCTACACGTGGCATGCGGTGGGGCGGCTCGACGTGGACTCCACGGGCCTCCTGCTCTTCACGAACGACGACAAGCTCGTCGCCCACGCCACGTCCCCGGACACGCGCCTGCCCAAGCGGTACGTGGCCACCGTCTTCAGCATCGCCGACGACGCCCGCGTGGAGCCGCTGCGAAAGGGCATGACGCTCGACGATGGCCCGGCCCGCCCCGCCCAGGTGCGCGTGCGCGATGAGCACACCGTCGAAGTCACGCTCACCGAGGGCCGTCATCACCAGGTGAAGCGGATGCTCGGAGCCGTGGGCCTGCCCGTGCGCGCGCTCCACCGCGAAGCCGTGGGGAGCATCGAGCTCCTCGGCATTCCCGAGGGAACCTTCCGCCTCCTCACCGACGACGAGGTCCGCGAAGGACTGCGCTACGAGGGACGCGCCCCGACGGCCGAGCCGCAAGACTGACCGGGGCCCTGGGCTCCCGCGCATCCGTTGCGGCGCTCGCCGCAAGCCCGCACTCCTGGCAAGCTCGGGAAACATGAACCGCCCCGCTCGCCCTCGATGGTGTCAGCTCGCGTTCGTCCTCCTCTGCGTGGCCTGTGGCGGAGGCGAATCGAATCAAGACACGGGCGACGCGGGCACACCGGATGGCTCGAGCACACCCGATGCGTCCGTCCAGCCCGACGCGGGGCCACCTCGGCCAGACGGTGGGCATCCCCCAGCGACCTGTGGAGATGGAGGAGTCGCCTGCCCGGGAGCTGTCTTCGCCGGAGAGGTCTCCTTCCCCTTTCCGACGTTGCAGCACCTGACCATCGAGTGGCCCTTCACGGGTGACGAGAACGCCAACAGCACCGTCACCGTGCGCTATCGCGCCGAGGGCGAGAGCACCTGGCGACAGGCCATGCCCCTGCGCCGCATCGCAGCGGGTGACAACGAGGGCTTCAGTTGGGGGCTGCGCCACTCGGGAAGCCTCTTCGGCCTCCAGTCCGGGACACGCTACGAGGTGGAGCTCACGCTCAGCGACCAGGACGGAGGTGGCACCACGAGGACCGCGACGGTCACCACCCGAGCCGTGCCCACGCCCATGGCTGGAGCGCCCATCAAGGCCGTGACACCGTCCACCTTCGCCGCCGTCGCCGCGAGCACCCAGCCAGGAGACATCCTCGAGCTGGGCCCTGGAACCTATGGCGCCTTCGACTGGTCGCGCAGCGGCACCGAGGGCAAGCCCATCGTCCTGCGCGGAACCCAGGGCACCGTGCTCACCGGCCCCATCAACCTGTACAACCAGCGCTACGTCCACTTCGACCGGGTCACCATCAACGGCCGCCTGCGCTTCAACGGCACGAATCACTTCGCGCTGACCCGCTCCACCGTCAACGCCACGTCTGCCAACAACGGCGACGCCATCGTCACCTTCCTCCGCGCGGAGAATGCATACATCGCGGACAACGTGGTGACGGGCGTCACGCAGTGGGCGGAGTCCTCGCTCGGCGTCAACGGCAACAACCAGGGCGAGGGCATCTGTGTCACGGGCCCTGGTCACGTCATCATGAACAACCGCGTGTCGGGCTTCCGCGACGGCATCTCGCTCATCGAGGACTCCGACGCGAAGGACCAGTACAGCATCGACATCGTCGGCAACGACCTCATCGGCAACGCGGACGATGGCATCGAGGCAGACTTCTGCTTCCACAACTGCCGCATCATCGGCAATCGCCTCACCAACAACTTCATCGCCCTGTCGTCCCAGCCAGGACTCGGCGGGCCCACGTACTTCATTCGCAACGCCGTCTACAACGCGGTCCACGTCGCCTTCAAACTCTACCGGGGCAGCTCCGGCGACGTGCTCCTGCACAACACCGTGGTGAAGCACGGTGACGCGCTCGGCGTCTACGCGGATACCCCCGTGTCGAACCTCTTCTCGCGCAACAACCTGTTCATCGGCGGGCCGGGCGGCACGTTCGGCGGCTACAGCAGTGGCAACGCCGCCGGGCGAGTGCTCCACATCCCCACCCTGGCGACGGCCAACGCCGACCTGGACCATGACGGCTTCGGCTCCACGTCAGGCACCTTCAGCGCCACGTGGGGCGCCACCACGCTCACGAGCCTGAGCGCCCTGCGCACCAGCACCACCGAGAAGCACGCCGTGCAAGTGGACCTCGGCGTGTTCGCCTCCACCGTCGCCTATCCGTCAGCCCCCATGACGCTGTACACCGCGCCTGACTTGAGGCCCGGAGCAGGCTCGGCGGTCGAGAACACTGGCACCCCCATCCCCAACATCACGGATGGCTTCAGTGGCTCCGCACCCGACCTTGGCGCCCATGAAGTGGGGGCGCCCCTGCCCGTCTACGGCCCGCGCCCATGACGCCCACCGAACGCCGAGGCACGCCATGACCCGGTCCCTTCGCCCGACACGCTGGCTCATTCCCCTGATGGCCGTGCTCTGTGCACTCCCCGCCTCCGCGGTGGACGGCCGACCAGACCTCCCCACGCTGCGCGCGGAGCTCCGGCGCATCACGGAATACGACGCGAAAGCGCCGCTGGACGTGAAGATTGTTCGCAGCCAACGGCGCGGCGATATCACCGTGACGGAGCTGACCTATGCCAGCCCGAAGGGCGGGCGCGTCCCGGCCTACCTCGTCACGCCGCCGGGCGCGGGACCCTTCGCTGGCGTCACCTTCCAGCACTGGGGCCAGGGAACGAAGAACGAGTTCCTCGACGAGGCCCTCACCTTGGCGCGCTCGGGCGTGGTGTCCCTGCTCGTGGATGCGCCCCACGTGCGCCCCGAGCCCTGGCGCACGTCACTCCAGGGCACGGCCCTGCCGGACACCCTCGTGAAGATGATGGTGGAGCTGCGGCGCGGCGTGGACCTGCTCGCGTCCCGGCCCGAGGTCGACGGACAGCGGCTGGGCTACGTCGGCCACAGCGTGGGGGCCATGGTGGGCGGGGCCCTCGCGGGCGTCGAGCCACGGCTGCGCGCGTTCATCCTGATGAACGGCGTGGGCGACTACTCCCAGAGCGTTCTCGCGGTGGAGACCGAGACGAAGAAGCAGCTCGAGACCCAGCTCTCCAAGGAGGCCTTCGCCGCGCATGCCCGGAAGCTGGCCGTCGTGGACGGCGTGGTGGGCGTCAGCGACGCGGCGCCTCGAGCGCTCTTCTTCCAATACGGCCGCTCGGACCCGTGGGTCACCCCCGCGCAGGTCGCCGCGTTCATCGATGCGGCCACCCAGCCCAAGCTCGCCAAGTTCTACGAAGGAGGGCACGAGCTGAGTGACGCCGCCCGCCGGGACCGGGCGCAGTGGCTGCGCACCCACCTGGGCTTCGCGGAGGTGCACGCCGTCGGTCCGCCCATGATTTCCGCCCCGCCCCTTCCCGGGCCCACGAACACACCGCTCCCCGAATGGGCCAAGGCGCGCCCGGTCCTCACCATCCCCGGGATGGAAGAGCTCCAGGTCCGTCGAGGGCTCACGTACACCCGCTCCGGCGGACGCGACTACAAGCTGGACCTCTACCTTCCCGTGAACACGTTCATGGGCCCCGTCCCCGTGGTGGTCCTGGCGCACGGAATGATGCATCCGGGCCTGGTGCCCTTCGTGAGGGACCTGCCCGCCTTCGCGGGACAGGCCCGGTGGCTCTCCTCGCAGGGCTTCGCGGTGGCCCTCGTGGAGCTGGGCTCTCCGGCCACCGGCGCCGAACGGGAGAAGTGGTTCACTGGGACCCCCGAGCTCCAGAAGCGAATGGACGCGGCGCTGGCCTTCGTGCGCAAGCAGGCCGCCACGGAGAAGCTCGACGCGGACCACATCGGCGTGATGGCCATGTCCGCGGGCGGACTGTGGGGCCTGGCGCCCGCACTGCGCAAGGAGCCTCCCGCCTGGTTGCGCTGCGCGGTGGCGTGGTACCCCCTGCTCGGCGCCGAGGGAGTCCCCACGGCCAGCCTCCCCCTCGAGGGGCTGAAGGCCGTGAATGGCCCCAAGTCGCCGCCTCTCTTCGTGGTGCGCGCGGGAAGGGATGCCCCCGGGCTCAACAACGTCCTCGACGACTTCGTGAAGCAGGCCCGAGGCAAGGGAATCCCCCTCACCCTGGAAGAGCTTCCCGAGGGACACCACGCGTTCGAGCTGGTCGACGACGTGGAGAGCTCGCGCGAAGTCATGAGGAAGACGGCGCTCTTCTTCATGGAACATCTGCAGCCGTGACTTCAAAGGCGGAGGGGCCTCGCGTACCTTCCCCCCATGGTGGACTTCGACCTGGTGGTGATTGGCTCCGGCCCGGCGGGTGAGTGGGGCGCGGTGCAGGCGGCGCTCGCGGGCAAGCGCGTCGCGGTGGTGGAGCGAGAGCCCGTGCTGGGAGGCACGGCGGCGAACACGGGCACCCTGCCCTCCAAGACGCTGCGGGAGACGTCGCTGCACCTCTCCGGCCTCAAGGCCCGAGGCCTCTACAGCGTGGAGACGACGCTGCGCCACGAGGCCACCGTCTCCGACTTCCTCTTCCGCGAGCGGCGGGTGAAGGACATGGAGCGCGCGCGAATCGCGGGCAACCTCGAGCGCCACGGCGTCGAGGTCGTGCTGGGCACGGGCTCGCTCGAGGACGCGCACACCGTGTGGGTGACGCGCCAGGGCCAGCCCGACCTGCATCTGAAGGGCGCCTTCATCCTGGTGGCCACCGGGTCCACGCCCTTCCGTCCGCCCATCTATCCCTTCGACGACCCGCGCGTTCACGACTCGGACGAGGTGCTGGAGATTGGCCGGCTGCCCACCTCGCTCGTCGTCGTGGGCGGAGGCGTCATCGGCTGCGAGTACGCCTGCATGTTCGCCGCGCTGGGAATCCCGGTGACGCTGGTGGAGATGCGCCCGGAGCTGCTGCCCTTCCTCGATGACGAGTTCTCCGCCCTGCTCGCCCAGCGCATGGAGGCCCTGGGCATCCGCATGCGCTTCGGCCAATCCGTGGAGAAGCTGGAGGTGCCCGCCGCATGCGAGACGCCCATCCGCCTGACGCTGTCCTCGGGTGAGGAGGTGGCCACGGACCAGGTGCTGGTGGCCTCTGGACGCACCGCGAACACCGCGGGCCTGGGGCTCGCGGAGCTGGGCGTGAAGATGGGCTCACGAGGCCAGGTGGAGGTGGGCCCGGGCTACCAGACGTCCGTGCCCCACATCTTCGCGGTGGGCGACGTCATCGGCTTTCCCGCCCTGGCCTCCACATCCATGGACCAGGCCCGCATCGCCGTGGAGCACGCCTTCGGACTGGGCGGCCCCACGCGCATGCCCACGATTCTGCCCTACGGCATCTACACCATCCCCGAGGTCTCCATGGCCGGGGAGACGGAGGAAGGCCTGCGCGCCAAGGGCATCCCGTACGTGGCCGGGCGCGCTCCGTTCTCCACCAACCCGCGTGGGCAGATCATCGGGGAGATGTGCGGGATGCTGAAGCTGCTCTTCCACCGGGAGAGCCTCAAGCTGCTGGGCGTCCATGTCCTGGGGGAGCAGGCCTCGGAGCTCGTCCACGTGGGCCTGGTGGCCATGCTCACCGGCTCCACCGCGCGGCTCTTCCTGGAGACCTGCTTCAACTACCCGACGCTGACAGAGGCGTACAAGACGGCCACCTTCGACGCGATGGACCACCTCAAGCACGGCACCGTCTGACGTCGCGGTCGCCCTCAGCGGCGCCGTGACTTCGACGGCGCCACCCCGCGCAGGCTGCCCACCGTGAGGCCCGCGCGGACACCGGGGGCCGGCTCGGCGCGTGCTTCCGTCGGGCCCTGCGCCGCGGGGGAAGAAGCACCCGAGGCCCCTCGCAGCAGCTCCCGCGCGCGCTCCCAGCGGACCTTCTCCTCCGCCATCAGCCGGGTGAGCTCCTCGCGGGCGGAGGCATCCTCCAAGCTGGCCGCGGCGGCGGCCACCTTGTCCAGGAAGGGCATCAGGTAGCCGAAGTCCTTGTCGAAGGCGCTGGGGTTCGTCGCCACGTCCATCCTCCTCTGCCGCGCCGCCACCCTAGCCCATTCCCCGGGCGGGAAGCCCCATCAACCGTGGTACACGCGCGAGGCGACAATCTTGCCCCCGCGCACCTCCAGCACCTCCGCCACGGGCATGGGCGCCTCGCCCGGGGCGTGGCGCAGGTACTCCATGAAGACGCGCTCCCCGTCCGCCGTCAGGGCCGTCTCCTCGTAGCGAAGGCCGGGCAGCCGGGCGATGGCCTCCCTCCACCACTTCCCCAGGGCCTGGCGGCCCACCAGCTTGCCGCCCGTCTCCGGGTGCAACACCCGGATCTTGGGCGAGGTGTGGGTGCAGTCCTCGGCGTAGAGCGCCACCAGCGCCTCCACGTCATGGGCGTTGAAGGCGTGCAGCCAGGCCCGGGCCACGGAGAAGTTTTCGCTCGCACTCATGGTTCATGCACCTCCGAAGAAATCAGTTCCGAGGCGCGCGACAGCGGGCACTCGGTTCTTGGTTTATATTTGCAGGAGCCCAGAC is part of the Myxococcus landrumus genome and encodes:
- a CDS encoding alpha/beta hydrolase family protein, translated to MTRSLRPTRWLIPLMAVLCALPASAVDGRPDLPTLRAELRRITEYDAKAPLDVKIVRSQRRGDITVTELTYASPKGGRVPAYLVTPPGAGPFAGVTFQHWGQGTKNEFLDEALTLARSGVVSLLVDAPHVRPEPWRTSLQGTALPDTLVKMMVELRRGVDLLASRPEVDGQRLGYVGHSVGAMVGGALAGVEPRLRAFILMNGVGDYSQSVLAVETETKKQLETQLSKEAFAAHARKLAVVDGVVGVSDAAPRALFFQYGRSDPWVTPAQVAAFIDAATQPKLAKFYEGGHELSDAARRDRAQWLRTHLGFAEVHAVGPPMISAPPLPGPTNTPLPEWAKARPVLTIPGMEELQVRRGLTYTRSGGRDYKLDLYLPVNTFMGPVPVVVLAHGMMHPGLVPFVRDLPAFAGQARWLSSQGFAVALVELGSPATGAEREKWFTGTPELQKRMDAALAFVRKQAATEKLDADHIGVMAMSAGGLWGLAPALRKEPPAWLRCAVAWYPLLGAEGVPTASLPLEGLKAVNGPKSPPLFVVRAGRDAPGLNNVLDDFVKQARGKGIPLTLEELPEGHHAFELVDDVESSREVMRKTALFFMEHLQP
- a CDS encoding serine protease → MSGVVVAVGLLGCGGAEQERTQADAVGGAEQEIVGGVEARPGSHPWIVSLQQGGKHFCGGSLIKVGRRDESDIVVTAAHCVFDGWSGTTVSAGAHDLNNPSVGQVPVRVARAVPHPRYNPDTTLNDIAVLKLERPIKFTSSQCGVSGAMRPNLMKGQAAAAGLPIIPVCLPAAGEQVSDNVEGTVAGWGLTREGGYDTSPRLMQVGVPTINSRDLANMYRPHGIQIDSAAMLGAGYRQGGKDACQGDSGGPYVIKSGSGYVLQGVTSFGVGCARAGLPGVYARVSNYIGWINQQVGIHSNVAGL
- a CDS encoding alpha/beta hydrolase family protein: MHPLDGFVSSLSSGSLFREGWGDEQPFGGTPLTTLLSPSVSPLEVTWAPEQPSGRRRFQDGVFASPWTALPSEVRQGRVRWLSSGRGPRRDACVVLAASRDEGYRLRTWLFAPLVDEGMDLFFLENPFYGARRATGQRGPHIRTVSEQLHMNIATIEEARGLVSHARRQGYQRVAVAGYSMGGYMAALSAATMPEPVGVAALAAGASPAPVFTKGVHGRSIDFKKLGGSPDETAARHRLATLLDMANACLLPPPLKPGAAIIVACERDGFVPISESRALHAHWAGSELRVLDAGHISAILTSGSALRAALRDAVHRSGE
- a CDS encoding pseudouridine synthase is translated as MTRKPDKTKPPRHQRWEGKEKPDWLSRALARAGVFPQDEAEAAINAGRVSINGRVAKMALAPVPPGATVRVDGRVIELSAPTTRVLAFHKPAGVLSSTARQHRTGTVFEVLLPQLPADLAGYTWHAVGRLDVDSTGLLLFTNDDKLVAHATSPDTRLPKRYVATVFSIADDARVEPLRKGMTLDDGPARPAQVRVRDEHTVEVTLTEGRHHQVKRMLGAVGLPVRALHREAVGSIELLGIPEGTFRLLTDDEVREGLRYEGRAPTAEPQD
- a CDS encoding nuclear transport factor 2 family protein gives rise to the protein MSASENFSVARAWLHAFNAHDVEALVALYAEDCTHTSPKIRVLHPETGGKLVGRQALGKWWREAIARLPGLRYEETALTADGERVFMEYLRHAPGEAPMPVAEVLEVRGGKIVASRVYHG
- a CDS encoding right-handed parallel beta-helix repeat-containing protein, yielding MNRPARPRWCQLAFVLLCVACGGGESNQDTGDAGTPDGSSTPDASVQPDAGPPRPDGGHPPATCGDGGVACPGAVFAGEVSFPFPTLQHLTIEWPFTGDENANSTVTVRYRAEGESTWRQAMPLRRIAAGDNEGFSWGLRHSGSLFGLQSGTRYEVELTLSDQDGGGTTRTATVTTRAVPTPMAGAPIKAVTPSTFAAVAASTQPGDILELGPGTYGAFDWSRSGTEGKPIVLRGTQGTVLTGPINLYNQRYVHFDRVTINGRLRFNGTNHFALTRSTVNATSANNGDAIVTFLRAENAYIADNVVTGVTQWAESSLGVNGNNQGEGICVTGPGHVIMNNRVSGFRDGISLIEDSDAKDQYSIDIVGNDLIGNADDGIEADFCFHNCRIIGNRLTNNFIALSSQPGLGGPTYFIRNAVYNAVHVAFKLYRGSSGDVLLHNTVVKHGDALGVYADTPVSNLFSRNNLFIGGPGGTFGGYSSGNAAGRVLHIPTLATANADLDHDGFGSTSGTFSATWGATTLTSLSALRTSTTEKHAVQVDLGVFASTVAYPSAPMTLYTAPDLRPGAGSAVENTGTPIPNITDGFSGSAPDLGAHEVGAPLPVYGPRP
- the sthA gene encoding Si-specific NAD(P)(+) transhydrogenase — encoded protein: MVDFDLVVIGSGPAGEWGAVQAALAGKRVAVVEREPVLGGTAANTGTLPSKTLRETSLHLSGLKARGLYSVETTLRHEATVSDFLFRERRVKDMERARIAGNLERHGVEVVLGTGSLEDAHTVWVTRQGQPDLHLKGAFILVATGSTPFRPPIYPFDDPRVHDSDEVLEIGRLPTSLVVVGGGVIGCEYACMFAALGIPVTLVEMRPELLPFLDDEFSALLAQRMEALGIRMRFGQSVEKLEVPAACETPIRLTLSSGEEVATDQVLVASGRTANTAGLGLAELGVKMGSRGQVEVGPGYQTSVPHIFAVGDVIGFPALASTSMDQARIAVEHAFGLGGPTRMPTILPYGIYTIPEVSMAGETEEGLRAKGIPYVAGRAPFSTNPRGQIIGEMCGMLKLLFHRESLKLLGVHVLGEQASELVHVGLVAMLTGSTARLFLETCFNYPTLTEAYKTATFDAMDHLKHGTV
- a CDS encoding DUF1028 domain-containing protein, translating into MSRLLACLVLVSFSAVAAERPPVPRRPVHTYSIVARDPVTGDLGVAVQSHWFSVGSTVPWAEAGVGAVATQSFVDPTYGKLGLDFMRAGRGAPETLKGLLAADVAGDVRQVGMVDAQGRVAAHTGKNNIAAAGHLVGEGFTVQANMMEKDTVWPAMAKAYRDAKGDLAERMLMALEAAEAQGGDIRGKQSAAIIVVSGKATGRPWVDRRFDLRVEDHPEPLKELRRLITLQRAYNAMNEGDLALERKDTDGALAAYSTAAKIAPGNAEMLFWHAISLVGLGRVDEAMPLLNKAYAADPRWKELVTRLPAAGLLPNDAKLLGRLTGAKATR